The stretch of DNA CGACAGGACGCCCGGTCGCCATGATCCTGCGTCCTGGCAGGACCCCGGCGGGCAAGGAGATCCGCGGCCATCTGCGCCGGCTTGTCCGGCGCATCCGCGCCCGCTGGCCGACCACCCGCATTCTGATCCGCGGCGATGGCCACTATGGCCGGGCGCAAGTCATGGCATGGTGCGAGGACAATGCGGTCGACTACCTCTTCGGATTGCCCGGCAACAAGGTTCTCCAGCGTCTCGTTGATGAAGCCGCCGACGATATCCGCACCCGCCGCGCGCTCGAGCAGAAGCCGGTGCTGCGCGGCTATGCCGAGACCCGATACAAGGCGAAATCCTGGAGGACGGAACGCCGCGCCTGCGCCCGCATCGAGGCAACCACCCTCGGCCTCGACATCCGCTTCGTCGTCACCAATCTCGACAAAGGCTCCGCCGAGCATGTCTACGATGTGATCTACTGCGCCCGCGGCCAGGCCGAAAACCTGATCAAGATGCACAAGAGCCAGCTCGCCTCCGACCGCACCAGCTGCCGCTCACCGATTGCCAACCAGGTCCGTCTCGTCCTGCACACCGCCGCATACTGGTTGATGCTCACCCTGCGCGAGGCAGTGCCCACGACCCATCATCTGTGCAACGCCGAGTTCTCTACACTGCGGCTCAGGCTTCTCAAGCTCGGCGCCCGCGTCACCGAAACCGTCTCGCGCATCCGTCTGGCCTTCGCCGCCGCCTGTCCCGAAGCAAGTCTGTTCCGAACGATCGCCATCACGCTGCAGCCCGCAGGGCCATGAGCGCCGGGGCATCAAAGCCCCACCGAACCCGATACCTTGACCCTCCAGCGCGTTCCAAAGTCCAGTCTCAGCTGCGGTGAAAAAGACGCCTCACACCTTCATGACCGAACGCCAAGCGGCAAGGAACCAGGCCGCTCGTGAATAGGACGGGCTAGCGGTAGCAGTCTTCGGCTCTGTCGTAATTGCCAGTGGCACTAAGGCGGGTTCGAATGGGCCGCTATTCTCGCAAGGGCACGGCCGGCATCAGTTCCGCAGGCAGTGCCAAAGGACCGCGACAATCCGCGCCTTCAGACATTGGGCCATCCTCGGTTTCCACGACGCGGCTCGACAACTTCGCATCGCCCAACAAAGAACAAATCCCTCGCCATCCGCCATCCCAAAAATCCAGCTCCTGCCGAAAACCTTCTGGCAGAAACCTCAATGTTCAGAAACAAGCGAAATCAATGTGTAGGCGGCGCATACGCCGGAGTCATTATTTGACAATCAGATCGAGCAGGACCATCGGCGTATCAAGCGCCGTGTCCGAATGATGCTCGGCTTCAATCCCAGCAAGCGCCGACACTATCCTGCCTGGCATCGAAATGGCCCACATGATGCGCAAGCGACAGGTATCCATTGCGCTTCGACTTTTGACGAGTTCAGCATTGTCACATCTCATCACAAAGCGATACTCGATCAAACCCTTAATTGTCTAAGATACTTACATAAGTATCCGATAGTAATTTCGCCGTACGTAGAACAGGCTGAGAGATCCGATACCAGCCATGTACAGAAGCGAAATAATTGAATTAATTTTCACATATATTAACAGTTGTTTCGCATCTTTTTTCAAAGTTGGCAGGTTTGACGTGGTAACTTACATCCCCTGCGGCCGATGGCGCGGCGCTGCACACTGGGAAGAGAGGATTTGTATGCTCGAGGATGGACCCGATGCGCGCGACGCCAAGAACACAGGGAAGTAAGACAGGACAAGTATATGATCGCCTCAAGTCGGTGATAGTGCTCCAGAAACTTCCTCCACGCACACCGCTTGAGATGAAGAACATCGCCGAGAGTTTCGGCGTGAGCATCACCCCGGTGCGAGAGGCGCTGATACTGCTCGCCAACGAGGGCATCATTGCCAAGGACAGCACGCGAAGCTATGTCACGCGCGCACTTAACAGCCGTGAAGTCCAGAACGACTACGAAGCGGCGTTCATGATCGCCCGCTACTGCGTCGAAAACGCGATAAAGCCCTTCGTGGCCACCGGTTTACGTTTTGTCGATGCGAGAGTACCTGATAATCCAACCGCGCAAGATAATGCACAGATCGTCGCACTTGCAATTGAGGCACTCTATGAGCGTTTGGCCGGATTGACCGAGAACGAACGCATGGTGCGGCTAATGCTGGAGTTAAAAGATCGAACGAGTTTTGTTCGGCAACTGTACCTCCAGGACCAAGGACGTCTCGATGCAAGCATTTCCGCTATGACATCGTTCATCCAATACGTAGAGGTCGGTGAAATCGAAAAGGCAATTGGCAACCTTAAAAAGCAATATCAGAGAAAATACGATGTAATCCCCGATTTGGTTCGAGAAGGAAACATTTACGCGCTAGAAGCCGTTGATATATTTAATAAACAAGGTTAACCCGGCGCGGAAGGCGGAAGGAAGCTATAGCCGGCTCGCTTAAAAAGGTAGGGACGGTCGGATCTCTAAATAGCCGTGTGGGCGTTGTCACGTTGTTTGAAATGTGGCCGCGTGAGGCCGACACCGCGCTTTTCAGGCAGGCCGTGCACTCACGGCTTCCCACGCGGCCATGGCTTGGCGTCGATGGGTTCGAATTTGGGGTGGATTGAAAGTACATGTAAAAAGTTCACAGGGGCAGGTCGAAGGGCAATTGTTTCGGCACGAGTGGCGCAGGCCGGTCGTCCATGTCGAGTTCGTACTTTCCAAATCGGCGAATGTGCCGACGGGTGTAGGGACTGAGGGCAGCAGCAAGCTTCGGAGTGACGTGCAGGCCGTCATTGGCCATGGAAGCAAGAGCCTCGGTCAAGTCGGCGACATTTGAAAGCATGATAGCGTTCGCGACCAGGCTGGCATATTTGACCTGCTTTTCCTGCTCGACCGGATCCCCGCTCTTGATGATTGGACCGCCGAATGTGATCCAGTCGAGGAAATCATTGAAGGATTCGATTTTCGTGGTTTCGGCGCAGATGGTGCACCGGATCTCGGGATTGGCGATATAACGCAGCAGGAACAGCGTACGCTCGACCCGACCGAGTTCGCGGAAGGCTTGGTATAGCCGACTTTTCCGGTTGTGCGATCCGAGTTTGCGCAGCAACATGGAGGGTAGGACCAAGCCGGCCTGAATGGAGAGGACGACCTGCATCATGTCCTGCCAATGCGTCGAGATCAAGCTCCAGTCGATTTCGCGGGTGAAGAGCCTGTCAATATGCTGGTAGCGCACCGATTTGTCGGGCCGATAGAAGGTGGCGTCACCCCAATTGCGCATACGCGGCATCAGCATGATGCCGAGAAAGCGGGAAAGACCAAAGACAGGCTCGCTTTGACCCTGGGTGTCGGCATGGAGGATGTCCGGCTGGATTGTCGATCGGTTCTTCATGAGGCCGTCCAGGATATGGACCGCTTCCCAGACGCCGCAGGGGATGAAGGTGGTGAACAACGCGATATAGTTGTCAGCGATGTGATGATAGGCGATGCCACCATAGGCACCGTAACGGATATGCTGAGCACCCAGGAGGTTGTTTTCGCGAAGCGGGACGTGCGTGCCATCGGCGATCGCCGCCCGGCCGGCGCCCCAGATTTTCGGCAAGGGGAAGCGATTGTAGGAGCGTTGGTGCATGGATCCTTTGTCAACGGTTTGGCGATAGGCAGGCAGGATCGAAATCAGCTTGATTTGAGTGCCATGCCGTACAAACACAACGCAGATCGTCGTCATCACGTCGGAAAGATGACATTCAGGGTGACGAATTGGCGTGACTACGAAGCAGGTCTGCGCCGGCGTGGTAGCCTGACCTTATGGGTAACGCCGGAGGCACTGGCGGGATGGCGCGCTCCGCGACGCAAGACCCGCGGCGGCCAAGCCCAGCGTTGGTGCATGGATCCTTTGTCAACGGTTTGGCGATAGGCAGGCAGGATCGAAATCAGCTTGATTTGAGTGCCATGCCGTACAAACACAACGCAGATCGTCGTCATCACGTCGGAAAGATGACATTCAGGGTGACGAATTGGCGTGACTACGAAGCAGGTCTGCGCCGGCGTGGTAGCCTGACCTTATGGGTAACGCCGGAGG from Mesorhizobium loti encodes:
- a CDS encoding IS1380 family transposase gives rise to the protein MTDDTLLPLSFPAVGRKKITAAFDGGRITSDGGVMLLAAAERRLQLADRLAAAIHDPRDPARVTHAMADIVRARIFAIACGYEDANDLDRLRTDPAFKLACGRLPDSGIDLCSQPTCSRLENLPDLRTVIRLGWVLVDLWLSSYAAPPKSVTLDIDDTVDVVHGHQQLSLFNAHYDERCFLPIHIYDAATGRPVAMILRPGRTPAGKEIRGHLRRLVRRIRARWPTTRILIRGDGHYGRAQVMAWCEDNAVDYLFGLPGNKVLQRLVDEAADDIRTRRALEQKPVLRGYAETRYKAKSWRTERRACARIEATTLGLDIRFVVTNLDKGSAEHVYDVIYCARGQAENLIKMHKSQLASDRTSCRSPIANQVRLVLHTAAYWLMLTLREAVPTTHHLCNAEFSTLRLRLLKLGARVTETVSRIRLAFAAACPEASLFRTIAITLQPAGP
- a CDS encoding GntR family transcriptional regulator; its protein translation is MRATPRTQGSKTGQVYDRLKSVIVLQKLPPRTPLEMKNIAESFGVSITPVREALILLANEGIIAKDSTRSYVTRALNSREVQNDYEAAFMIARYCVENAIKPFVATGLRFVDARVPDNPTAQDNAQIVALAIEALYERLAGLTENERMVRLMLELKDRTSFVRQLYLQDQGRLDASISAMTSFIQYVEVGEIEKAIGNLKKQYQRKYDVIPDLVREGNIYALEAVDIFNKQG